The DNA window ATGTTGGCATCGGCGATGGTGTTCGTGATCGTCGCCGGCGAGATCGACCTGTCGGTCGGCTCCTTGCTTGGCCTCCTCGGCGGTATCGCCGCCGTGATGGACGTAACCTACTCGCTGCCATTGTGGATGACCATTCCGGTGGTCATCGTCATCGGCCTGTTCTTTGGCCTGATGGTCGGCTGGCTCACGGCCTATCTCGGTATTCCCTCGTTCATCGTCACGCTGGGTGGCCAGCTCGCCTTCCGTGGCATGGTATTGGGCCTGACCGGCGGTATCACCATCGCTCCTGTGAATGAACCTCTCAAGTTCATTGGCCAAGGCTATCTGCCGGAATTGGCTGGCAATGTCGGCGGCGTGCTGCTGTTCCTGGTTCTGGTGTTTCTCGCCTTCCGCACCCGTGTCAATCGTCAGAAGCACAGCCTCACCGTGCCGACGATGCCGGCCGAGGTTGGTCGTCTGTTGTTCGCTGGCGCCATCATCCTTGGCTTCGTGCTGACGCTCAATGATTACCAGGGCGTTCCGGTGCCGGTTCTGTTCCTTCTGATCATCCTCGCCGTGTTCACCGTCATCGGCAACAAGACCACCTTCGGTCGCCACATCTACGCCGTTGGCTCTAACATGGAAGCGACGCGGCTTTCCGGCGTCAACGTCGCCTACGTGAAGATGATGGTGTTCGCCCTGATGGGCCTGATGTGCGCCTTCGCGGGCCTTACCACCACAGCTCGTCTCGCTGCCGGTACGCCGTCGGCAGGTTTCGGCAACGAGCTCGACGCCATCGCCTCCTGCTTCATCGGCGGCACGTCGATGCGCGGCGGCGTTGGCTCGGTGTCGGGAGCGCTCGTCGGCGCGGTTATCATGGCCAGCCTCGACAACGGCATGTCCATGCAGGGTATCGACACCTTCTGGCAACAGATCGTCAAAGGCGTGATTCTGGTCGCCGCCGTTTACATGGACATCGTGTCGTCCGGTAACCAGCGCAATTGATAAAGCTGCCCGGCGCCTGAGGGCGCCGGCTCGTCTCCGCGTTAAAGCACCCCCGGTCGTTGAACGGCCGGGGGTGTTTGTTCATGAAAACCGTCGCTTTGAACTGCCCGCCGAACGTTGTCTCCGACTTTCGGTGGGCAAATTCAGACCGGGTGGCCTTTGCTTTTATGGAGATCGAACCAATTCAGGGCAGCGCATCTCGTGCCGGGAGACTCGTTCGCCCGTTACAGTTGTTCTTTCCAAGTCTGTGCCAGAACACGCAGCCAGTTGTCGCGGCAGAGCTTGATGAGGTCCGACTCGCCATAACCGGCTTGGCGCAATGCGCCGACGAGTGCCTGCTGGCCCGCAGCGTCGCCGATTTCGGCTGGAATGGTGGCGCCGTCGTAGTCCGAGCCGAGGCCGACTCCATCAACGCCGAGATGCTCCACCAGATGGTCGATGTGACGCACCATGTCGGTGAGGGGCGTCGCGGCGTTCTCCTGTCCGTCAGGCCGTAGGAAAGAAGTCGCGTAGTTGAGACCGACCATGCCGCCCGTCTCGCGAATGGCAGCCAACTGGCGGTCCGTGAGGTTGCGCGTCACCGGCGTGATGGCATGAACGTTGGAATGGGTGGCGACAAGCGGCATTTCCGACACTCTGGCGACATCCCAGAAGCCTTGCTCGGTGATGTGCGACAGGTCGACCATGACGCCCAGCCGGTTGCAGGCCTTCACCAGGCGAACGCCGGCCTCCGTCAGGCCGGGACCGGTGTCGGGGGAACTTGGATAGGCGAAGGGCACGCCATGGCCGAAGACGTTGGTGCGGCTCCACACAGGTCCAAGCGACCTGAGGCCGGCGGCATAGAAGGTCTCAAGCCCGTAGAGGTCGGAATCGATTGGTTCACAGCCTTCCATATGCAGCACGGCGGCGAACAGGCCATCGTCGATGGCGCGGCGAATCTCCGCCGTCGACGTACAGAGGCGCCAGATGCCTTCCCGGTCGAGCCGACGGGCAATGCCAGCCATGGTAACAGCCGCCGCCAGCGCTGCCGGCTGTTCGATCGGCT is part of the Pleomorphomonas sp. PLEO genome and encodes:
- a CDS encoding sugar ABC transporter permease, translating into MTLTKKDVRKFLSEYKIVALLIIIVIIWAFFGYLSYDSELGGSQFLTPRNFSNLLRQMAITGMLASAMVFVIVAGEIDLSVGSLLGLLGGIAAVMDVTYSLPLWMTIPVVIVIGLFFGLMVGWLTAYLGIPSFIVTLGGQLAFRGMVLGLTGGITIAPVNEPLKFIGQGYLPELAGNVGGVLLFLVLVFLAFRTRVNRQKHSLTVPTMPAEVGRLLFAGAIILGFVLTLNDYQGVPVPVLFLLIILAVFTVIGNKTTFGRHIYAVGSNMEATRLSGVNVAYVKMMVFALMGLMCAFAGLTTTARLAAGTPSAGFGNELDAIASCFIGGTSMRGGVGSVSGALVGAVIMASLDNGMSMQGIDTFWQQIVKGVILVAAVYMDIVSSGNQRN
- a CDS encoding dipeptidase, which codes for MQSVFDGHNDVLMRLWETAGKGGDPIAEFRDGISTGHIDGPRAGAGGLAGGLCAIFVPSRQGARPTFERGTYASPLAEPIEQPAALAAAVTMAGIARRLDREGIWRLCTSTAEIRRAIDDGLFAAVLHMEGCEPIDSDLYGLETFYAAGLRSLGPVWSRTNVFGHGVPFAYPSSPDTGPGLTEAGVRLVKACNRLGVMVDLSHITEQGFWDVARVSEMPLVATHSNVHAITPVTRNLTDRQLAAIRETGGMVGLNYATSFLRPDGQENAATPLTDMVRHIDHLVEHLGVDGVGLGSDYDGATIPAEIGDAAGQQALVGALRQAGYGESDLIKLCRDNWLRVLAQTWKEQL